The following coding sequences lie in one Halorarum halophilum genomic window:
- the ftsZ gene encoding cell division protein FtsZ yields the protein MQDIVQDALDNAEAEKRQMSEMDDDDEFGEPRIVIVGAGGAGNNTINRLYNIGVEGAETVAINTDKQHLKMIEADTKILVGKSLTQGLGAGGDPSMGSRATEMAQGTIKEVLGDADLVFVTAGMGGGTGTGAAPVVSKIAKDQGAIVVGMVSTPFNVERARTVKAEEGLENLRNEADSIIVLDNNRLLDYVPNLPIGKAFSVMDQIIAETVKGISETITQPSLINLDYADMSTIMNQGGVAVMLVGETQDKNKTQEVVNDAMNHPLLDVDYRGASGGLVHITGGPDLTLKEAEGIADNITERLEASANVIWGARIQDEYKGKVRVMAIMTGVQSAQVLGPSTQKQADKSRASIEGRESGDLEVGTKANTNGNGTSRAAWQSDGGRETREKNNGLDVIR from the coding sequence ATGCAGGATATCGTCCAGGACGCGCTCGACAACGCGGAGGCCGAGAAGCGCCAGATGTCCGAGATGGACGACGACGACGAGTTCGGGGAGCCCCGGATCGTCATCGTCGGCGCGGGCGGTGCCGGCAACAACACCATCAACCGGCTGTACAACATCGGCGTCGAGGGCGCGGAGACCGTCGCCATCAACACCGACAAGCAGCACCTGAAGATGATCGAGGCCGACACGAAGATCCTCGTCGGCAAGTCGCTCACCCAGGGGCTCGGCGCCGGCGGCGACCCGAGCATGGGTTCGCGCGCCACCGAGATGGCCCAGGGGACCATCAAGGAGGTCCTCGGCGACGCGGACCTCGTGTTCGTCACCGCCGGTATGGGTGGCGGCACCGGCACCGGCGCGGCGCCAGTCGTCTCGAAGATCGCCAAGGACCAGGGCGCCATCGTCGTCGGCATGGTGTCGACGCCGTTCAACGTCGAACGCGCCCGCACGGTGAAGGCCGAGGAGGGCCTCGAGAACCTCCGCAACGAGGCCGACTCGATCATCGTCCTCGACAACAACCGCCTGCTCGACTACGTGCCGAACCTCCCGATCGGCAAGGCGTTCTCGGTGATGGACCAGATCATCGCCGAGACCGTGAAGGGGATCTCGGAGACGATCACCCAGCCCTCGCTCATCAACCTGGACTACGCGGACATGTCCACGATCATGAACCAGGGCGGCGTCGCGGTGATGCTCGTCGGCGAGACCCAGGACAAGAACAAGACCCAGGAGGTCGTCAACGACGCGATGAACCACCCGCTGCTCGACGTGGACTACCGCGGCGCGAGCGGCGGCCTGGTCCACATCACCGGCGGGCCCGACCTCACGCTGAAGGAGGCCGAGGGCATCGCCGACAACATCACGGAGCGGCTCGAAGCCAGCGCGAACGTCATCTGGGGCGCGCGCATCCAGGACGAGTACAAGGGGAAGGTACGCGTCATGGCCATCATGACCGGCGTCCAGAGCGCACAGGTCCTCGGCCCGAGCACGCAGAAGCAGGCCGACAAGTCCCGCGCGAGCATCGAGGGTCGCGAGAGCGGCGACCTTGAGGTGGGGACGAAGGCGAACACGAACGGAAACGGCACCTCGCGGGCCGCCTGGCAGTCCGACGGCGGGCGCGAGACGCGCGAGAAGAACAACGGCCTCGACGTCATCCGCTGA
- the ncsA gene encoding tRNA 2-thiolation protein NcsA — MDCDKCDRAAVHHAAYSGAHLCEDHLCESVEKRVRRRVREDDLLPGDATPEDPERWVIGLSGGKDSVVLTHILDATFAEDPRIEMVALSIHEGIEGYRDESLAACEELAADLDMRHETVTYEEELGVRMDDVVEDDPENMAACAYCGVFRRDLLEEYAAEFGADKLLTGHNLDDEAQTALMNFLEGDVAQMAKHFDASLGPFPERNESDHFVPRAKPLRDVPEKEVALYAHVRDLPAHITECPHASEAYRGEIQQLLLKLEENHPGTRHSIMAGYEEVSSMATDRYRGEGGPDLSECERCGSTTARDVCRKCRLIESVEAV; from the coding sequence ATGGACTGCGACAAGTGCGACCGCGCGGCGGTCCACCACGCCGCCTACTCCGGGGCGCACCTCTGTGAAGACCACCTCTGCGAGTCGGTCGAGAAGCGGGTGCGCCGCCGCGTCCGCGAGGACGACCTGCTCCCGGGGGACGCGACGCCGGAGGACCCCGAGCGCTGGGTCATCGGCCTCTCGGGCGGAAAGGACAGCGTCGTGCTCACCCACATCCTCGACGCGACGTTCGCGGAGGACCCCCGAATCGAGATGGTCGCGCTCTCCATCCACGAGGGCATCGAGGGCTACCGCGACGAGTCGCTCGCCGCCTGCGAGGAGCTGGCGGCTGACCTCGACATGCGCCACGAGACGGTGACCTACGAGGAAGAACTCGGCGTCCGGATGGACGACGTAGTCGAGGACGACCCCGAGAACATGGCCGCCTGCGCCTACTGCGGCGTGTTCCGCCGCGACCTGCTGGAGGAGTACGCCGCTGAGTTCGGCGCCGACAAGCTGCTGACGGGCCACAACCTCGACGACGAGGCCCAGACCGCGCTGATGAACTTCCTCGAGGGCGACGTGGCCCAGATGGCGAAGCACTTCGACGCGAGCCTGGGGCCGTTCCCGGAACGCAACGAGTCGGATCACTTCGTCCCGCGCGCGAAGCCGCTCCGCGACGTCCCCGAGAAGGAGGTGGCGCTGTACGCGCACGTCCGGGACCTGCCGGCCCACATCACCGAGTGCCCGCACGCAAGCGAGGCGTACCGCGGGGAGATCCAGCAGTTGCTCCTGAAACTGGAGGAGAACCACCCGGGAACGCGGCACTCGATCATGGCCGGCTACGAGGAGGTGTCCTCGATGGCGACCGACCGCTACCGCGGCGAGGGCGGGCCGGACCTCTCCGAGTGCGAGCGGTGCGGGTCGACGACCGCGCGGGACGTCTGCCGGAAGTGCCGGCTCATCGAGTCGGTCGAGGCCGTGTAA
- a CDS encoding DUF7095 family protein, protein MDRAAALDRVDAIVDAVESEPMPVPVREVWVYSDVALGLDPVERLDVYVTKDLHMRGDADAEADFEASHGVKGVGKSVSAEWAREFPEHLRTNDNGHAAPEKCLAAQLLPDDEPVHLEVCNAPFDRNVTQRLKGALARENYAQILDPRGVQLWADGTRAEETMEKLRGGELPFPTLSGALEMLGVDEPQASEAAAAVRTYRDGQEGPTVRGDVV, encoded by the coding sequence ATGGACCGTGCCGCCGCCCTCGACCGCGTCGACGCCATCGTCGACGCGGTCGAATCCGAGCCGATGCCGGTGCCCGTCCGCGAAGTGTGGGTGTACAGCGACGTCGCACTGGGGCTCGACCCGGTCGAACGGCTCGACGTGTACGTGACCAAGGACCTCCACATGCGAGGGGACGCGGACGCCGAGGCCGACTTCGAAGCATCCCACGGAGTGAAGGGGGTCGGGAAGTCCGTCTCCGCCGAGTGGGCCCGCGAGTTCCCGGAGCACCTCCGCACGAACGACAACGGCCACGCGGCCCCCGAGAAGTGCCTCGCCGCGCAGCTCCTGCCGGACGACGAGCCGGTACACCTCGAGGTGTGTAACGCGCCGTTCGACAGGAACGTCACCCAACGGCTGAAGGGGGCGCTCGCGCGCGAGAACTACGCGCAGATCCTCGATCCACGTGGGGTCCAGCTCTGGGCCGACGGCACGCGCGCGGAGGAGACGATGGAAAAGCTCCGCGGCGGGGAGCTCCCCTTCCCCACGCTCTCGGGCGCGTTGGAGATGCTCGGAGTCGACGAGCCGCAGGCATCCGAGGCCGCCGCCGCCGTGCGGACCTACCGCGACGGTCAGGAGGGGCCGACGGTCCGCGGCGATGTCGTCTGA
- a CDS encoding class I SAM-dependent methyltransferase, whose translation MRRFTPEYLNRTRRGMWASRDALADLELDSRTRILDVGCGTGQLTRVLAEEAPGATVVGADADLGLLDVARRETDLDYCAADALRLPFPDDAFDLVVCQALLINLPQPAVAVREFARVSADLVAAVEPDNADVGVASTVDAEADLESRVRSAYIEGVGTNVALGKRVRQLFGEAGLSDLRTRRYHHEKRVEPPYSAADLESARRKASGTGIADHESELRSALPEGAYADLRRDWRSMGRDVIEQMGADEYERAEVVPFDVTVGRV comes from the coding sequence ATGCGTCGATTCACGCCCGAGTACCTCAACCGGACGCGCCGCGGGATGTGGGCCTCCCGCGACGCGCTCGCCGATCTCGAACTCGACTCGCGAACCCGGATCCTCGACGTCGGGTGTGGCACCGGCCAACTGACCCGCGTCCTCGCCGAGGAGGCGCCGGGCGCGACCGTCGTCGGCGCCGACGCGGACCTCGGCCTCCTCGACGTCGCCCGACGCGAAACCGACCTCGACTACTGCGCGGCCGACGCCCTCCGACTCCCGTTTCCCGACGACGCCTTCGACCTCGTGGTGTGTCAGGCGCTGCTGATCAACCTCCCCCAACCGGCCGTGGCGGTTCGGGAGTTCGCGCGAGTCTCCGCGGACCTCGTCGCCGCGGTCGAGCCGGACAACGCCGACGTAGGCGTCGCCTCGACCGTCGACGCCGAGGCCGACCTGGAGTCCCGCGTCCGGTCGGCGTACATCGAGGGCGTCGGGACGAACGTCGCGCTCGGGAAGCGGGTACGACAGCTGTTCGGGGAAGCCGGGCTGTCGGACCTCCGGACGCGCCGCTATCACCACGAGAAGCGCGTGGAACCCCCGTACTCGGCGGCCGACCTGGAGAGCGCGAGGAGGAAGGCCAGCGGGACGGGGATCGCCGACCACGAGTCGGAGCTCCGGAGCGCGCTCCCGGAGGGCGCCTACGCCGACCTGCGGCGGGACTGGCGCTCGATGGGTCGGGACGTGATCGAACAGATGGGCGCGGACGAGTACGAGCGGGCCGAAGTCGTCCCGTTCGACGTGACGGTCGGACGGGTCTGA
- a CDS encoding carboxypeptidase M32, whose amino-acid sequence MATEAETADEADAYAELTERLERVTAIQGAGGVLGWDQQVMMPRGGTPARSKQLSVLSSMGHDVLTDDRTGELLDQCEELDLDEDRAAVVREARREYERGTAVPRDLVEELSRTSSEALSAWEEAKANDDFEAFAPHLETQVELKREYAEHIDPDRDAYAVLFEDYEPCLPLERAEEILTELKETLVPMIDEIRASDADVTTDAFSGTFDTDAQEELSRDVLSTLGYDWDRGRLDVSTHPFTSGNQFDCRVTTRFDESDPLGALMATVHEFGHAYYNLGLPREHYGTPLGESRDLSVHESQSRLWENHVGRSAPFWELVMPTVREHFPDVDASVEEAYQSANQVYEDNLIRVEADELTYHLHIVIRFEIEKALIAGELDVADVPEVWNEKYEEYLGIRPETDAEGCLQDIHWSHGNFGYFPTYSLGSVMATQLFDAAEDDIDDLDGEIRDGEFGDLQDWLRENIHRHGAKYETNELVKRATGEDFTADYFTDYVTSKYGELYDLEESV is encoded by the coding sequence ATGGCAACAGAGGCGGAGACGGCCGATGAGGCCGACGCGTACGCGGAGCTGACCGAGCGGCTCGAACGGGTTACGGCGATCCAGGGTGCGGGCGGCGTCCTGGGCTGGGACCAGCAGGTGATGATGCCCAGGGGCGGGACGCCCGCCCGCTCGAAGCAGCTCTCGGTGCTCTCCTCGATGGGCCACGACGTGCTCACCGACGACCGGACCGGCGAACTGCTCGACCAGTGCGAGGAACTCGACCTCGACGAGGACCGGGCGGCCGTGGTCCGCGAGGCCCGGCGGGAGTACGAGCGCGGGACCGCGGTCCCGCGCGACCTCGTCGAGGAGCTCTCGCGGACCTCCTCGGAGGCGCTCTCGGCGTGGGAGGAGGCGAAGGCGAACGACGACTTCGAGGCGTTCGCACCCCACCTCGAGACGCAGGTCGAACTGAAGCGCGAGTACGCCGAGCACATCGACCCCGACAGGGACGCCTATGCGGTGCTGTTCGAGGACTACGAGCCCTGCCTCCCGCTGGAGCGGGCCGAGGAGATCCTGACCGAACTGAAGGAGACGCTCGTGCCGATGATCGACGAGATCCGGGCGAGCGACGCCGACGTGACGACCGACGCCTTCTCCGGCACGTTCGACACGGACGCCCAGGAGGAACTCTCCCGCGACGTGCTCTCGACGCTCGGGTACGACTGGGACCGCGGCCGGCTGGACGTCTCGACCCACCCGTTCACCTCCGGGAACCAGTTCGACTGCCGCGTGACGACGCGATTCGACGAGTCGGACCCCCTCGGGGCGCTGATGGCGACGGTCCACGAGTTCGGCCACGCGTACTACAACCTCGGGCTCCCGCGGGAGCACTACGGGACGCCCCTGGGCGAGTCGCGGGACCTCTCGGTCCACGAGAGCCAGAGCCGACTCTGGGAGAACCACGTCGGCCGGTCGGCGCCGTTCTGGGAACTGGTCATGCCGACCGTACGCGAGCACTTCCCCGACGTGGACGCGTCGGTCGAGGAGGCCTACCAGTCCGCGAACCAGGTGTACGAGGACAACCTCATCCGCGTCGAGGCGGACGAACTCACCTACCACCTCCACATCGTCATCCGGTTCGAGATCGAGAAGGCGCTCATCGCGGGCGAACTGGACGTGGCGGACGTGCCCGAGGTCTGGAACGAGAAGTACGAGGAGTACCTCGGCATCCGCCCCGAGACGGACGCCGAGGGCTGCCTGCAGGACATCCACTGGAGCCACGGCAACTTCGGCTACTTCCCGACGTACTCGCTCGGCTCCGTGATGGCGACGCAGCTGTTCGACGCCGCGGAGGACGATATCGACGATCTGGACGGGGAGATCCGTGACGGCGAGTTCGGTGACCTGCAGGACTGGCTGCGCGAGAACATCCACCGGCACGGCGCGAAGTACGAGACGAACGAACTCGTGAAGCGCGCGACCGGCGAGGACTTCACGGCCGACTACTTCACGGACTACGTGACCTCGAAGTACGGGGAGCTGTACGACCTGGAAGAATCGGTTTGA
- a CDS encoding M20 family metallopeptidase, producing MDQRELASLTAELVSVPSHEDETAAGDTIEAWLRQETDADVTRDGHGNVVARRGDPSAPSLALVGHHDVVPPGEPQVDEAGEYVVEERDGRLYGRGSADMKGAVAAAMLAFRDAEVEGASRDRSGAGDAERGGTAEDGGIKLVFASFVGEEIGGVGARGAINDGFVPDYAIVAEGSTNYSKPGVTDVVIAHRGRRASTLVAHGANAHASVPEKGVNAVYRACDAVGVVRELDYPEVDVYGERVRGSIAVTEIDGGSAWNVIPDSCTVTVDERTVPGEYAPLDRAEEIEGVEWRVDQDLPPMACSDDAFADAVLDAAGDVQEGEPEHVTKPHATDAGWLAEAGTACVVCGASEPGEAHTDTESVSLAVLSRCYRIYRTTAEYGTSFAE from the coding sequence ATGGACCAACGGGAACTCGCGAGCCTCACCGCCGAACTCGTCTCGGTGCCGAGCCACGAGGACGAGACGGCCGCGGGCGACACCATCGAAGCGTGGCTGCGACAGGAGACGGACGCCGATGTGACCCGCGACGGGCACGGGAACGTCGTCGCCCGCCGTGGCGACCCGTCGGCGCCGTCGCTCGCGCTCGTCGGCCACCACGACGTCGTCCCGCCGGGCGAACCGCAGGTCGACGAGGCGGGCGAGTACGTCGTGGAGGAACGCGACGGACGGCTGTACGGCCGCGGGAGCGCGGACATGAAGGGCGCGGTCGCGGCCGCGATGCTGGCGTTCCGGGACGCGGAGGTCGAAGGGGCCTCCAGGGACCGGTCGGGGGCCGGCGACGCCGAGAGGGGCGGAACCGCCGAGGATGGCGGAATCAAACTGGTGTTCGCCTCGTTCGTCGGCGAGGAGATCGGGGGGGTCGGCGCGCGCGGCGCCATCAACGACGGCTTCGTCCCGGACTACGCGATCGTCGCCGAGGGGTCCACGAACTACTCGAAACCGGGCGTCACGGACGTCGTCATCGCGCACAGGGGGCGGCGCGCCAGCACGCTCGTCGCCCACGGCGCGAACGCCCACGCCAGCGTGCCCGAGAAGGGCGTAAACGCGGTGTACCGCGCCTGCGACGCCGTCGGCGTCGTGCGTGAGCTCGACTACCCGGAGGTCGACGTGTACGGCGAGCGCGTCCGCGGGAGCATCGCCGTCACCGAGATCGACGGCGGGAGCGCCTGGAACGTCATCCCGGACAGCTGCACGGTGACCGTCGACGAACGGACCGTTCCCGGCGAGTACGCGCCGCTCGACCGGGCCGAGGAGATCGAGGGCGTGGAGTGGCGCGTCGACCAGGACCTGCCGCCGATGGCGTGCTCAGACGACGCCTTCGCCGACGCCGTGCTCGACGCGGCGGGCGACGTTCAGGAGGGGGAGCCGGAACACGTCACGAAGCCGCACGCGACCGACGCCGGGTGGCTCGCTGAGGCCGGAACCGCCTGCGTCGTCTGCGGGGCGTCCGAGCCCGGCGAGGCCCACACCGACACCGAGAGCGTCTCGCTGGCCGTCCTGTCGCGATGTTACCGGATCTACCGGACGACCGCGGAGTACGGGACCTCCTTCGCGGAGTAG
- a CDS encoding PINc/VapC family ATPase produces MNVVPDTSAVIDGRVSERIEDGSYEGATVFVPEAVVAELERQANEGLDTGWDGIAELQRLAELSKEGVIEAEFVGRRPSAAEQQGAGEGDIDALIRELAVEHDATLLTSDYVQAETGEATGLDVEYVEAEVRGRKDDGLAIESFFTEETMSVHLKTGTRPKAKRGTIGEMRYEVIDEDVVEEAQMAEWANDVEATARASPQGFIELSEPGMTIVQYRNYRIAVARPPFSDGIEITAVRPVAKTTLDDYEFADELRDRFLERQRGVLIAGAPGAGKSTFAQAVAEFLNENDYAVKTMEKPRDLQVSDEITQYTALGGDMAKTADSLLLVRPDYTIYDEVRKTHDFEVFADMRLAGVGLVGVTHATRAIDALQRLVGRVELGMIPQVVDTVVFIEAGEVDTVYDVTTQVKVPAGLTAEDLARPVIQVVDFETGTPAYEIYTFNRQVVTVPLDADEGEAETGVGRIAKQEIEREIRSVARGHVDVELQGQNDAVVYVDEDDISYVIGKGGGRITDIENRLGIDIDVRTHSERPAGSGGAGGFDAADGGAQGGAAGGAGGTPKPQGEVVQPEITSRHVVVRMDEHVGETVEVRAGGEYLFTATVGRGGDIQVSRGSAIAEELEDAIDRKQTITVVPA; encoded by the coding sequence ATGAACGTCGTACCGGACACCAGCGCGGTCATCGACGGGCGCGTGTCCGAGCGGATCGAGGACGGGAGCTACGAGGGGGCGACGGTGTTCGTCCCCGAGGCGGTCGTCGCCGAACTGGAACGGCAGGCCAACGAGGGCCTGGACACCGGCTGGGACGGCATCGCGGAGCTCCAGCGGCTCGCCGAACTGTCGAAGGAGGGCGTCATCGAGGCCGAGTTCGTCGGCCGACGACCCTCCGCGGCCGAACAGCAGGGCGCGGGCGAGGGCGACATCGACGCGCTCATCCGCGAACTGGCCGTCGAGCACGACGCGACCCTCCTGACGAGCGACTACGTGCAGGCCGAGACCGGCGAGGCGACCGGGCTGGACGTGGAGTACGTCGAGGCCGAGGTCCGCGGCCGGAAGGACGACGGGCTGGCCATCGAGTCGTTCTTCACCGAGGAGACGATGTCGGTCCACCTGAAGACCGGCACGCGGCCGAAGGCCAAGCGGGGAACCATCGGCGAGATGCGCTACGAGGTCATCGACGAGGACGTCGTCGAGGAGGCGCAGATGGCCGAGTGGGCCAACGACGTCGAGGCGACCGCCCGCGCGTCCCCCCAGGGGTTCATCGAGCTCTCGGAGCCCGGGATGACGATCGTCCAGTACCGGAACTACCGCATCGCGGTCGCCCGGCCGCCGTTCTCCGACGGCATCGAGATCACCGCGGTCCGCCCGGTCGCGAAGACGACGCTCGACGACTACGAGTTCGCCGACGAACTGCGCGACCGGTTCCTCGAGCGCCAGCGCGGCGTGCTCATCGCGGGGGCGCCCGGCGCCGGCAAGTCCACGTTCGCGCAGGCGGTCGCGGAGTTCCTGAACGAGAACGACTACGCCGTGAAGACGATGGAGAAACCGCGCGACCTGCAGGTGTCCGACGAGATCACCCAGTACACCGCGCTCGGCGGCGACATGGCCAAGACGGCCGACTCGCTGCTGCTCGTGCGTCCGGACTACACCATCTACGACGAGGTCCGCAAGACCCACGACTTCGAGGTGTTCGCGGACATGCGGCTCGCGGGCGTCGGGCTGGTCGGGGTGACCCACGCGACCCGCGCCATCGACGCGCTCCAGCGGCTCGTCGGCCGGGTCGAACTCGGGATGATCCCGCAGGTCGTCGACACCGTCGTGTTCATCGAGGCCGGCGAGGTCGACACGGTGTACGACGTCACCACGCAGGTGAAGGTCCCCGCCGGCCTGACCGCCGAGGACCTCGCCCGCCCGGTCATCCAGGTCGTCGACTTCGAGACCGGCACGCCCGCCTACGAGATCTACACGTTCAACCGCCAGGTCGTCACGGTGCCGCTCGACGCCGACGAGGGCGAGGCCGAGACGGGCGTCGGCCGCATCGCGAAACAGGAGATCGAGCGGGAGATCCGCTCGGTCGCGCGCGGCCACGTCGACGTGGAGCTCCAGGGGCAGAACGACGCCGTCGTCTACGTCGACGAGGACGACATCAGCTACGTCATCGGGAAGGGTGGCGGCCGGATCACCGACATCGAGAACCGCCTCGGCATCGACATCGACGTGCGCACCCACTCGGAACGACCCGCCGGCTCCGGCGGCGCGGGCGGTTTCGACGCGGCCGACGGTGGGGCACAGGGCGGGGCGGCGGGCGGTGCCGGCGGGACGCCGAAGCCGCAGGGCGAGGTCGTCCAGCCCGAGATCACCAGCCGTCACGTCGTGGTCCGGATGGACGAGCACGTGGGCGAGACGGTCGAAGTGCGCGCGGGCGGCGAGTACCTGTTCACGGCGACGGTCGGGCGCGGCGGCGACATCCAGGTGTCGCGCGGATCGGCGATCGCGGAGGAGCTCGAGGACGCGATCGATAGGAAGCAGACGATCACTGTGGTGCCGGCGTAA
- a CDS encoding NifU family protein, translating into MNDLAERVEEWMVGQMPIIQMHGGTSVVREADPESGLVVVELGGTCSGCGISDITAQNIKRDLIMDFEEVDDVQVKVPDTGDMGASTVEGGRGGDLQFSTESGDHF; encoded by the coding sequence ATGAACGACCTCGCTGAGCGCGTGGAGGAGTGGATGGTCGGGCAGATGCCCATCATCCAGATGCACGGCGGGACGAGCGTCGTGCGCGAGGCCGACCCGGAGTCCGGACTGGTCGTCGTGGAACTCGGGGGGACCTGCTCGGGCTGTGGCATCTCCGACATCACCGCACAGAACATCAAGCGCGACCTCATCATGGACTTCGAGGAGGTCGACGACGTGCAGGTGAAGGTGCCCGACACGGGGGACATGGGGGCGAGCACCGTCGAGGGCGGCCGCGGCGGCGACCTCCAGTTCTCGACCGAGTCCGGCGACCACTTCTAA
- a CDS encoding LVIVD repeat-containing protein produces the protein MRRRDALRAGVGFLGAVPFVGRGAAQDGTATGSAGYEPLGRLELDGTKEAVVDPDGDVVYLALTDGYGVVDVSDPANPAVLAERRDLRADTEDGAMRQIHDVKHSGDTLAVVGPANSVREGSAGALLVDVSDPANPTERAFFPTDYPIHNCFLDGSTLYLTANGVDGNPLVVVDASGDDPTELARWSLTDHEPAWRDVRSNLRPLHDVWVRDGLAGLAYWDAGTYLLDVSDPSAPSHVGTIPASDPEALADPPARESLSPPGNHHYAATDPANDLLGVGKESWGAQVDGEYEGGPSGIDLYDVSDPSAPEHLSTVSPPPTPDPSFSGVWTTAHNFELRDGTLYSSWYQGGVKRHDVSDPSNPVEETWWVDPDATRFWAAPVVTPGELFVAPSMGTDDGTAGLWTFPDEAGTGGDPDALRESGTSTATDDPTASTTPSASTSSPTDATRTESSSTAAAAGFGATAALGGLGLAAWRALAGREEP, from the coding sequence ATGCGACGACGCGACGCGCTCCGCGCAGGCGTTGGGTTCCTCGGGGCGGTTCCGTTCGTCGGCCGTGGAGCCGCACAGGACGGCACGGCGACCGGCTCCGCTGGCTACGAACCGCTCGGCCGCCTCGAACTGGACGGGACGAAGGAGGCGGTCGTCGACCCCGACGGCGACGTCGTCTACCTCGCGCTCACCGACGGCTACGGGGTCGTCGACGTCTCCGACCCCGCGAACCCCGCGGTCCTCGCCGAGCGCCGAGACCTCCGCGCCGACACAGAGGACGGCGCGATGCGGCAGATCCACGACGTGAAGCACTCCGGCGACACGCTGGCTGTCGTCGGCCCGGCGAACTCCGTCCGCGAGGGCTCGGCTGGCGCGCTGCTCGTGGACGTCTCCGACCCCGCGAACCCGACGGAGCGCGCGTTCTTCCCGACCGACTACCCGATCCACAACTGCTTCCTCGACGGGTCGACCCTCTATCTCACCGCCAACGGCGTCGACGGCAATCCGCTCGTCGTCGTCGACGCGAGCGGCGACGACCCGACCGAACTCGCCCGCTGGTCGCTCACGGACCACGAACCCGCCTGGCGGGACGTGCGCTCGAACCTCCGTCCGCTCCACGACGTGTGGGTGCGGGACGGCCTCGCCGGGCTGGCGTACTGGGACGCCGGAACGTACCTCCTCGACGTGAGCGACCCGTCGGCGCCCTCGCACGTGGGAACCATCCCCGCGAGCGACCCGGAGGCGCTGGCCGACCCGCCGGCACGGGAGTCGCTCTCCCCGCCGGGGAACCACCACTACGCCGCCACCGACCCGGCGAACGACCTCCTCGGGGTGGGCAAGGAGTCCTGGGGCGCGCAGGTCGACGGCGAGTACGAGGGCGGCCCGAGTGGGATCGACCTGTACGACGTCTCCGATCCGAGCGCACCAGAGCACCTGTCGACCGTCTCGCCGCCGCCCACGCCCGACCCGTCCTTCTCGGGCGTCTGGACGACCGCGCACAACTTCGAACTCCGCGACGGGACGCTGTACTCCTCGTGGTACCAGGGCGGGGTGAAGCGCCACGACGTCTCCGACCCGTCGAACCCCGTGGAGGAGACGTGGTGGGTCGACCCGGACGCGACGCGGTTCTGGGCCGCCCCCGTCGTTACGCCGGGCGAACTGTTCGTCGCGCCCTCGATGGGCACCGACGACGGAACGGCGGGCCTGTGGACGTTCCCCGACGAGGCCGGAACCGGCGGCGACCCCGACGCGTTACGGGAATCCGGCACCTCGACGGCCACGGACGATCCCACCGCGTCCACCACGCCGTCGGCGTCGACGTCCTCGCCGACCGACGCGACGAGGACGGAGTCGTCCTCCACCGCCGCCGCGGCCGGGTTCGGGGCGACCGCCGCGCTCGGCGGACTCGGTCTCGCGGCGTGGCGCGCGCTCGCGGGGCGTGAAGAACCCTGA